A region of the Kribbella sp. NBC_01245 genome:
ACGCCAAGGTGGGCAACCGTGGCGGGCTGCTCGGCCGCTGGCAGCACATCGAGTACGTCGTGGGGTTCAACCTCGACCGGCGGCTGTTCGACCTGGCCGAGTGCATGCCGACCGTGCCCGGTGCCGTGGGCGGTTTCCGCCGCAGCGCGCTGTTGCGGATCGGCGGGGTCAGCGACGTCACCCTCGCGGAGGACACCGACCTCACGATGGCGTTGTGCCGCGACGGCTGGCGAGTGGTCTACGAGGAGCGGGCGAAGGCCTGGACCGAGGCGCCCGCGTCCGTCGGCGCGCTCTGGCGGCAGCGCTACCGCTGGTGCTACGGCACGCTGCAGGCGATGTGGAAGCACCGTGGCGCGCTCGTCCAGCGCGGTGCGGCGGGCAAGCTCGGGCGCCGGGGGCTCGGCTATCTGCTGCTGTTCCAGGTTCTGCTGCCGCTGCTGGCGCCGGTCGTGGACGTGTTCGCGATCTACGGGCTGATCTTCCTGGACCCGGTCCGGATCATGGCGCTGTGGCTCGCCTTCGTGGCGCTGCAAGCCGCGATGGGGTTGTACGCGTTCCGGCTGGACGGCGAATCGCCCGGGCCGTTGTGGAGCCTGCCGCTGCAGCAGTTCGTCTACCGGCAGCTGATGTACCTCGTAGTCATCCAATCAGTCTTCACCGCGCTGGCCGGGTCCCGGCTACGCTGGCAGCGGATGGAGCGCTACGGCAGCCTGGAGGCGCCGGCCGGGACCGGCTGACAAACCGAAGGATTTCCCTAGATTTTACAAAGAATCCGGACGATCGCTTCCGGATCAGCTGAAAATTGCGCACTATTCCGGGCAATCGGCCGCCCGCCCAGACGCGGCCACTTTCCCCTGAGGAGCGCTTCGATGCGATCTCTCATCACCCGTCCTCGCGCGCTTGCGGTCATCCTGACCGGTACGGCGCTCGCCTTCAGCCCGCTGGGCGGTAGTGCCTCGGCCCGACTGCCCGTCGACCAGCTGCAGGCCTTGAACTGTGTGACCCCGACCAGTGAGACCGGTGCGGCCGCCAAGGGTGGCCGCGGCCCGGACACCCGCGAGATGTCCGCCGCCGAGATGCGCGCGGTCGAGGCTCGTACGGCCCAGATCCTGAAGGCCAAGGCCGCCCGTGGCATCGGGGTGCCGCAGGGCGCGCTCGCCGCCGCGGCCGTGCCCGTCTACGTACACGTGATGCGCGACGCGGCCGGCAACGGTGACGTCACCGACAGCCAGATCGCCCAGCAGCTCACCGTACTGAACACGACCTTCGGCGGCGGCGAGTCGTCGGCGGCCGCGAACACCGGCTTCACCTTCAACCTGGCCGGGACGTTCCGGTACAACAACAACAATTGGCACAAGGACAAGCAGAGCGCGACCTACCGCAAGCAGACCCGTAAGGGCGGCGCGAACGCGCTGAACATCTGGCTGGTCGACTTCAGCTACCTCGGCATCGCCACCTTCCCGTGGGACTACAGCCGTAACCCGGGTGTCGACGGCATCCGCGTGCACTTCGACTCGCTGCCGGGCGGCTCGATCGCCAACTACAACCTCGGTGAGACCGCGACGCATGAGGCCGGCCACTGGTTCGGGCTCTACCACACCTTCCAGGGTGGCTGCACGGCCACGAACGACGAGGTCGCGGACACGCCCGCGCAGAGCAGCTCGACCAACGGCTGCCCCGAGGGCCGCGACTCCTGCTCGCTGCCCGGCCTGGACCCGATCCACAACTACATGGACTACTCGTACGACTCTTGCTACAACCAGTTCACCGCGGACCAGAGCACCCGCATCAGCAACATGTGGACGGCTTATCGTTCCTGATTGATCTTCGTTAACGAGAGCGGCCCGGTATTCCTCGGAATGCCGGGCCGTTTCGCGTGCTGGAACGCTCGCGACAAGTCTTAACATTTGATCAAAGATCGGATCTCTGCTGCTAACTCAAGCGAGATCGACCCGAAACAACCCGGCCATAGCTTCCTCGGCAACTACCTACGCGCGGCCGCCCCCAGCCGCAGGTCAGCCGAGGAGAACAGATGGCCCAGACACGCAGACAGTTCCTCAGCCAGGTCGGAATCGCCGGTGGTGCCGGCGTGATGTACAGCGCGATGGGCGCGCTGGGGCTCGCGGGAGCCGCCGACACCCCCGCCTTCGCAGCACCCCGGCCGAGCGATCTCGCCGGCCGCGGCAAGAAGCACGTCGTCATCCTTGGGGCTGGTATCGCCGGGCTCACCTCCGCCTACGAGCTCGGCAAAGCCGGCTACCAGGTCACCCTGCTCGAAGCCCGGGAACGCCCGGGTGGACGCAACTGGACGGTCCGCGACGGCACGGTCGAGAAGGACCTGAACGGCTACACCCAGCGGGCGCGCTTCTCGCCTGGGCAGTACATGAACGCCGGGCCGGGACGCATTCCGCAGCACCACGTGACGCTCGACTACTGCCGCGAACTCGGTGTTGCTATCGAGCCCTTCACCAACCAGAACGCCGACGCCTATCTCTATCGCGAAGGCTCGACATCCCTTTCCAACAAGCCGATTCGCCATCGGACCGCTAAGGCAGACGTGTACGGGTACGTCTCGGAATTGCTGGCGAAGGCGACCAGCCAGGGTGCGCTCGACACTTACCTCAGTACGTCGGACAAGGAAGCGTTGATCGCGTTTCTTCGTGGTTATGGCGCTATCGGGCCGAAGGTCGAGGGGGATGCCGCTGCCAGTTTCAGGTATTCCGGCTCGGGTCGTGCGGGGTATGAGGTCGAGCCCGGCGCGGGGCTCGAGGGCGGCAAACCCTTGTCGCCGTACGCGCTGAGTGACGTGTTCGCCAGTGGGGTCGGGAACTACTTCTCGTTCGAGTTCGGCTGGGACCAGGCGATGATGATGTTCCAGCCGGTCGGCGGCATGGACCGGATCCCGTACGCCTTCGAGCGGGCGATCGGCCGGGACAAGTTCGTGTACGGCGCGAAGGTGCTCGGGTTGCGCAACACCTCGGCCGGGGTCGAGGTCGATTACAACGCGGGTGGGCGCGTTCGGCGGATCGCGGCCGACTTCGCGATCTGCACGCTGCCGCCGCACATCGCCGCGGGCGTACCGTCGAACCTGCCGGCCGAGGTGGTGACCGCGTTGCGATACGCGACGCCGTCGAACGCGGGCAAGATCGGCATCGAGTACGGCCGTCGCTGGTGGGAGCAGGACCACCGGATCTACGGCGGAATCACCAACACCACCTTGGATCTGACGAACCTGTGGTACCCGTCGACCGGCTTCCACGGCGATCGCGGCACGATGATCGGCTACTACAACACTGGCTTGAATGCGAACGCCTATGGCGCCTTGTCTCCGAGCGATCGGCTTCAGCGGGCGTTGTCGCAGAGCGCGAAGATCCACGGTCCTTCGGCGTTGCGCGATGTGCGGGCGTCGTTCTCGGTCAACTGGGCCGGCACCGAATACTCGCGCGGGGCGTGGGTCGGCTGGCCCTCGCAGACCGATGCCTCTTACGCGCGGTTACTCGATGCCGCAGGCAACGTTTATTTCGCGGGTGACCACCTCAGCCACGCGATCGCTTGGCAGCACGGCGCGATGGTCTCGGCCCGCGCGACCATTACCGCCTTGCACACTAGGGTGACTGCCCGATGACCGCTCCTGGAAGGACTCGCATGTTCGGACGTCGTACCGTCATCGCCGTTGTCACCACGGCTATCGCGACCTGCTCGTTCACGATCGCCGCCGACGCCTGGTGGGATCGCCCGAAACCGCCGAAGCCCGGCACCGTCGTACCGGCCTTGCCCGCCGGACAGGCCAATCCGATGATCGCGAACGGCGTCGGCATCGGCGCGAACACGCCCATCTACAAGACCAGCGGCCTCGGCCCGGCTGCCCTCAACACGTCGGCCCCCGCGGGGAGCGAGACGCGGTACGTCGACACCGAGGTTTTCCCGGGCGGCGCACTCCCGCCAGGCGTCACAATCACCGAAGCCCAAGGCATCAACGCACTGCGCCGGATCGGCGAAAACCTCAAGGCGGCAGGCCTCACGTATGCCGATGTCTACACAATGCGCGTCTTCCTGCAGAACCCCGCCGGCGAGCCCATCGCCGACTTCGCGGGCTGGAACCGGGCTTACCGGCAGTACTTCGCGAACACGGATCTCGTCACCGGCAAGCCGATCCCGGTCCCCCTCGGCACGGCCCCACCCACCACACCCTTCGTCGTGAACAAGGCCCGCCCGTCCCGCTTCGCCCTGGAAATCGAAAACCTCCCCGTCCCGGGCTGGCTGGTAGAAGTGGAGGTCGACGCCGCCTACCGCCCCTAAGAGCAGTCGGACGCAAAACGCGTTCGCCCCTGTGGATACCACTAGCACCATCGGACGCGTAGTGCGCTACCTGTGGACACCAAGCCCACAGCACCCAGGCCCGAGCCGCACACGTGCAGCCCAATTTTGTGCAAACCCATTCCGCGAGGTGCCTTGTTGTATTTGCACGCGCACGACATGACAAGGCACCTCGCGGGAGGGTTATCCACAAATTCGCCTGCGGGTGTGCATTTCGCGTTCGATCGTTGTTGGGGGAATGGCCGGGGTGCGTGGGGCGGGCTAGTGGTGGGGCCAGGTTGCCAAGAGGTCGCGGGCGGCGCGGGTGGCGGTTTGGGTGGCTTGGGGCATGGCGGCCACTTGGTGGGTGACCAGGGCGCCTTCGTGGAGTAGGAGGAGGCGGTCGGCCAGTTCGCCGGGTCGGCGGAGGCCGGCGCGACGGGCTTGGGCGGCGAACTCGTCGCGCATCCAGCGTTTCTGGCCGACGATCACCGGCATGGCGGGATGATCCGCCTCGGCCAGTTCGGCGGCGGCGTTGATGAACCCGCAACCTCGCTCGTGTTCGGCGACCCAATCGGTCAACGCCGCGAACAAGGCCAGGATGATCTGCTCCGGCTCCGTCGCTCGCCGCTTGACCATTTGCTCGTCCAGGAAGGCGTGCCAGGTCTCGTCCCGCCGTTGCAGGTAGGCCGCGATCAGGTTGTCCTTCGAGCCGAACCGGTCGTACAAGGTCTTCTTCGTCACTCCGGCCGCGGCGGCGATCGCGTCCACTCCTACCGCGCGAATCCCCTGCCGGTAAAAGAGATCCGCCGCCGCGGTCAGGATCCGCTCCGCAGCCGGGGTCGCCGCGATCTGGACGACCGGCTCCGGCCAGGTGACGCACCACTGGGCTTGTCTCACGATCTGGGCAACCATACTGCGAGTATACCGACCGGTGTGGTTACGTGGCCGCTATGACCACTCTGGCTGAGCCGATCCGTACCCAGCACACGCGTTCGGTGACGGCCGGGGCGGCGGTGGGTTTTGTTGTCTTCTGGAGTTCGGGATTCATCGGGGCCAAGTGGGGAACGACGCACGGTACGGCGTTCAACCTGCTGGCCTGGCGCTACTTGCTCGCGGCGGCGATCGGTCTGGCCGTGCTGGCCTGGCGGCGACCGCGGATCTCCCGGCGCGATCTGACGACGCAACTGGTGATGGCATTGTTCAGCCAGTGCGCCTATCTCGGGTTCATCTTCAGCGGTATCGACCACGGCGTGCCGGCCGGCGTCACCGCGTTGATCGGCGCGCTGCAGCCCATCCTGGTCGCCACGGTCGCCGGGCCGCTGCTCGGTGAACGCGTCGGCCCCTGGCAATGGGTCGGGCTGATCCTCGGCGTCGGCGGCGTTGGGCTCGTGGTGGCGGGCGACCTCGGCGCGGGGCACGCCTCGCCGGTGACGTACCTGCTTCCGTTCGCCGGAGTGGTCGCGCTCGTGATCGGCACCTGCCTGGACCGACGACGCCGACCGGCCGTGGGTGTGGTCGACGGCCTCGCGCTGCAAGTGCTCGTCGGAGCGATCTTCTTCACGATCCTCGCTTCGATGACCGGCGAGTTCACCGTGCCGTCCGAACCCGGGTTCTACGGCGCCGCGATCTGGCTGGTGGTGCTCTCGACCGGTGGCGGCTACGGGTTCTACCTGCTCAACCTGCGGCTTTCGGGCGCTACCCGGATCAGCAGTCTGATGTACCTGGTGCCGCCCGCGACGATGGTCTGGGCCTGGCTGATGTTCGGCGAGACGATCGGCCTGCTGGCGCTCGCCGGCATGGTGATCTCGGCGCTCGCGGTTGTGCTGATCCGCACTTCCGGCGGCGTCGAACGCTGATCGGGTGGAGACTGGCCTCTCAAGCGCACCCGAGGGAGGCTGGATGATTCAAGCGATCGTGCGACTGGTGATCGCCCCGCTGGCGCGACTGATCTACCGGCCGGTGATCGAGGGCCGGGAGAACGTACCGCGGCAGGGCCGGGTGATCCTGGCCTCGAACCATCTCTCGTTCATCGACAGCATCGTGATCCCGTTGTGGGCGCCGCGACCAGTGGTGTTCCTGGCCAAAGCGGAGTACTTCCGCGGCAAGGGTCTGCGCGGGCGGCTGGTGGCGGCCTTCTTCTCAGCGATCGATGCGATCGGAGTCGAGCGCGGTACGCACGGAGCCGCCCAGGCCTCCCTCGACGCGGCCCTCGAGGTGCTGCGAGCGGACAAGGCCTTCGGTATCTATCCCGAGGGCAGCCGCTCGCGGGACGGCCGGATCTACCGTGGCAAGACCGGGGTCGCCTGGCTGGCGTTCGCCTCGGGCGCTCCCGTCGTACCCGTCGGGGTGATCGGCACCGACCGGATCCAGCCGATCGGCAAGAGCTGGCCGCGGATCCACCGGCCGACCATCCGGTACGGCGAGCCGCTGGTCTTCGACCCGCCCGGCGACGGTATTCGGCCGGCCCAGGCGCGCCGCAAAGCGACCGACGAGATCATGGCCGCGATCGGCGAGCTGACCGGGCAGGAGCCGGCCGGGATCTACAACGACCCGGTCAAGGCTGAACCAGCAGGTTGAACACGTTCTTGAAGACGGCGTAGCTGGGCTTTCCCACCTTTTCGGCGTACCGGGCCTCGATCTCGTCGCGGATCCGGGCGGCGCGGATCATTTGGTCCCGCCCGAGCTTGGTCGGTACGACGAGTTTGGCGCGACGGTCGGACGGGTCCGGCCGCCGCTCGAGGTAACCGAGGTCCTCCAGCTCGTCGATGAGGGTGCCGATGACCTGCTTGTGCTGGCCCGACCGGTCGGACAGATCGCTCGCGCGAGTGCCTTCGACGTCGATATAGGCCAGCACGGCGCCATGGCGCGGGCGGAGACTGGCATGTCCCTCGGCCGCCAGCTGGGTGAACATCTCCTTCTGGAAGGCCCCGAGTAGGTGACTGGCCAGGATGCCTACGTCCCTTCCCCCGCTCATTTGGTCACTTCAATCAGGACGCGGTGGCCGGACGGCGCCAACTCGGTCAGGTCGTGGGCCTGGGCGATCTGGTCCAGCGGGAGGCGCGCCGCGATCGGGTAGAGCAGGTCGCCCGCGGCAACGGCCTCGGTGAGATCCGCGACGGCCTGCTCGTTCGCCTCGGCCGGGAAGTCTTCGTTGCTGAGGAACTCGACCCTGATGTTCTTGAAGGCCAACTCCCAGTAGGGAATGGCGGGTTGCGGATCACGCGTCGCGTACGTTGCGATGCTGCCGCCGTACCGAAGGATCTCGACGTCCAGCGCGAGATTGCCGTCGAACGCGACCTCGGCGATGCGATCTACCGGCCCGATCTTCTTGGCCAGCTCCGCCTGATCGGCTTCGTCCACGGCCAGCGCGCGATCGGCGCCGAGCTTGAGCGCTTCCGGTACGTCGGCGACGTCCGCCGGGACCGGAACGGCCCGGTCGGCGGGAACCACCGTGAACTCGGCCGCCGTACCGAAGGGGCGATACGACTGCGCGAGGTAGACCCAGACGCGCTCACCGACCCTGCCGGGGTCGACGCCTTCGCCGACCTGGTCGATCACGCCGGCGCCATCGCCGTGCGGGATGACCCGCGGGAACGTCATCGTCGAACCCCACCAGCCGCGACGTTTGCCGATATCGCCGACATGTACGGCCGAGAACGCCACGCGGACGCGCACCTCGCCCGGTCCGGCGACCGGATCGGCAACCTCACCAACCTGGAGTACGTCGGCGGCGGGCCCCTGCTCGTCGTACCAAGCGGCGCGCATCAGGCTCGCGCCTGGTTCGCGGCCGGGACGTCGGCGAGGGTGCCTTCTTCGGCGGTGACGAGCTTGGCGATGGCGGCGAAGAAGCGGGCGATACCGGGCCGGTTGGCGCCCTTGTCGCGGCTGGCGGCGAAGTCCTCGGGGGTCTCCCACTCGACCACGTCCAGCCATTCACCACCGGGCAGGCTGATCAGCTGCGCGGCGATGAACCCGCTCCGGTCGGCGGCGAAGTCGGCCAGCATGCCCGGCCGGGCGGCCAGCAATTCGGCCGCCTTGTCCTCGTCGACGCGGAAGCGGGTCAGTTCGATGGTGCTCATTACGCCTCACTCAGTTAGTCACGAAGCTTGATAGTCAATTTCAGTGACGATCATACACCTTGACGATCACCTGTCCAGAGCAATCGCCTGACACCGCGGGCACTTAGGGTCACGGGTGACGCGGCGCTGATGGCGATCGGGTCGCGTTCCGCCCAAACGCTTCCAGGAGGACGACGATGCTGACCCGCCGCCAGGCCCTGATCGGAGCGGTCGCCACCGGCACTGCAGCCGGTCTGACCAGCCCACTCACCGCGATCGCCAGCCCGGGGGCCGCGCCCGCGACCGCCGCCGGTGAGGCTGCGCCGCAGACGCTCGCGGAGATCGCGGCGCCCGGCCAACTGACCGCGGCCGCGGAGTTCCCGCTCGACTTCGTCAGCGTGGACTGGTTCGGCCCGAAGCGCGGCGGCGTCTACCGCCTCGAGCACAACGGCCGCTGGGGCGCCTGGCGGCCACTCATCGCGGGCGACTCGGACGCCAACTCCGACAGCGAAGACTATGCAGGCAAGCGGCTGGCACTGTTCGGCGCGCGCAAGGCCACGCGGTACGAGGTGAAGCCGCCGCCGGGCGCCACGAACGTGGTCACCGTCGCGCTGAACACCACCGACGGCCCGCTCGGCGTCGGCTCGCTCTCGGTCAGCACCTCGTTCACCGCCTCGGGCTGCGAGTTCGTGAACCGGGCCGGCTGGGGTGCGGACGAGACCCTGCGGTTCAACCCGGACGGCAGTGAGCGATACCCGCAGGCCTACTTCCCGGTCCAGACGCTGACCGTGCACCACACCGCGGGCGACTCGCTCGGCCCGGACCACGCGGCCACGATCCGAGCGATCTACTACACCCACACGATCACCCGCGACTTCGGCGATATCGGCTACCACCTGCTGATCGATCCGAACGGCGTGGTCTACGAAGGCCGCTGGTCCGGCGAGGACGGCGTACCGGTGTTCCGCAGCCCGCTCGGCGACGTACCGCACATGAGCAACGCGGCCCACGCCGTTGGTTTCAACGCGGGCAACGTCGGCGTCTCGATGCTCGGCGATCTCACCGGCCGTCAGCCGTCCGCAGCGCAGCGCCAGTCGCTCGTGAAGGTCCTCGCCTCGCTCGCGAAGCTCTGCAAGGTCGACCCGCTCGGCACGGTCAACTACGTCAACCCGATCAGCGGCGCCACCAAGACCGTCTCGGCGATCTCCGGCCACCGCGACTGGAACCAGACCGAATGCCCCGGCAACGCCTTCTACCCCGAACTGCCCTCCGTACGCCAGGAAGTCGCCCGCGCGATGCGTCGGCGCTAACCAAAACCAGCCATCCTGGCCACCAGACGGAGCTCGCTCGGCATCCCCGACGACACCCCGCTCTATGCCAGAGCGGCAGCGGGCGGAAGGTCCCTGGGATCGGCAACGGGCCAGCCGGCCGGGTCGGGCCCGAGGGCGGCGAGCTGCTCCACTTGAAACACGCACCACGGCGAGACCTGCTCCCGCCGCTCCCGCACGTCCAACACAAACGACGCCCACTCAACCCAGCGGACTTGCTCGACCTCAGCCGGATCCGGCGCCGGGTCGGAGTCGGTCGTGACCCGGTAGACCGGGCACAACTCGTTCTCAACGGTCCCGTCGTCCATCACCGCGCGATAGCGGAACGCCGGCAACACCAGGTCGATCCCAACAGCGACCACGCCGAGCTCGTCCCGCAGCCGCCGCTCAACCGCGAGTTGGACCGCCTCCCCCGGAGATGGATGCCCGCAGCAACTATTGGTCCAGACCCCCGGCCAAGTCCTTTTAACGAGAGCCCGCTGGGTCAGCAACAACCGCCCACGCGCATCGAACACATAACTGGAGAACGCCAAGTGCAAGGGCGTCGCGGCATGATGCACCAAGGCCTTGGCCTCCACGCCAACAGCCCGCCCGGCCTCATCCAGCAACACCACCTGCTCCACCCTCGAAGCCTAGCGGCAGCGGATGCAGCCCAGGCGGGTAGGCGGCGCCGTACCTCACCGTCCAGCCCAACGCCTCGACGAGCACAGCCGCGGTGATGTCGAAGGCGTTCAGGCTGTCCCCATCCCCGGCCGCGAGGTTCGCCACGTGCCCGCCCGCGAAGAGCAGCACCTCGCGCCCCTCCACGCGATGACTGGTCACGGCCGGAATGACCTCCGTCCCCGTTCCGAGCCCGGCCAAATCGACCTCGTCCGGCGAATGCCCGGCATTGACCAGCAGACAGCCGTCCTTATAACCAACACGCGCTGGTGCCGCGCCCGGCCGGCCCGTCGCGGTCACCACGACGTCAGCCCGCGAGGCCAGGTCCGCGAGCAGACCCGTCTCGAACCCGTCGTACGACGCGACCGTGGCGCGGGCCGAATCCACCTCGGCGACGAGCACTTGCGCCCCGTGCCCCCGCGCCGTCCGGGCCAGCCCGCCACCCACCTCGCCGTACCCGACCACCACGACGACCAGGCCGTGCAACGACAAGTTCGTCCGGGACAACACCGTCTGCCAGGTGCTCGAACCGACGGCGAACCGGTTATGCAGATGGTTCTTCAACGGCAGCCCATCCGCGTCGAACACGGGATGCATCAGCTCAACCGCGCCGATCCGGCTGAGCCCGGTCCGCGTGGTCTCAACCCCGGCCGCGATCCCGTAGTACTCCCGAGCAGCCGCCTCGACCACGATGTCCCCGCCCATCTCGAGCGTGTACGTCGGCTCCCAGTCGACGCACTCCCCAGGCGTAACCACCGCCACGCCACGGTCAGCGAGCAGCCCGACGACGTCCGTCAAAGTGGTAGCCGGATCAGCCTCGTGCACGATCATCTTCGCTCCTGCGCCCAGCAATGCCCGGAGCATCACGAACGCCTTCAGATCGAGATGACTGGTCACCGCCAGCCGTACGTCGTCCAGCCGCGGCAAGGCCTGACCCGCAGCGGCCGTCCGCGGCATCCAGCGCTCGCTCCACGCGAGGCGCGCTCCCAAATCGGCGGACTGCCACGCGGTGGGGATCATGCCGTCACCAGCCGTACGACAGCGTCGGCGGCCTGAGCGGCCCAGCCGTCCGGGCGCTGCTCGATAACCGTGCCCGGCGGAAGACCCGCGGACGGCTCGAGATGGACCTCTCGAACCAGCACCGCCTCACCATTCAGCGGCACTCGCGCCGTGACGGCCGTGATGTTGAGCGCGGCAGCCTTACGACGAATGACGGCCGCGGGCTCGGTCAGGTCGAGCCAGCGCTCGGCATCGGTGAAGGGCGGCGCCTGGGTGGCGAGGGCCGGGTCCTGCGGTACGCCGGGATCGCCCGCGAACGCCTTCGCCGTACCCTCCTCGATCACCTCGCCGATCATCTCGCCCCAGGACTGGAAGATGGTCGCGCCGGTGAGGTCTGCCGGCAGCGGCCGTTCCCGCTGGGCCATGATCGCGCCGGTGTCGAACCCGGCCTCGGTGCGATGCAGGGTGGCGCCGATCGTCTCCGCGCCCTCGTAGACCAGGCGGATCGGGTTCGGCCCGCGGCCGGCCGGCAGCGGCGACGGATGCATGTTGTACGCGCCGTACTTCGGGATCGTCAGGATCTCCCCCGGGATCAGCCGCGGGAAGGCGATCGAGATGACCAGGTCGGGCCGCATCGCCTCGATCACCGGCGCCGCGACCGTACGGAGTTTGCCGGTGATCAGCACGTTCACGCTCTCGGGCAGATCCAGCACGAACGGCGGCGCGGCGGCGTCGTACCGCTGGTTCGCGCCGAGCGGCAGCGTCACCACCAGCACGAGCTCATGGTCATTGCGCTCGGTCCATTCGGCGACGCGTTGGTAGGCGGGCAGGAACGACGTCAGCGCCACGATTCGCATAACCTCAGCCTCTCAGTCGGCGAGGGCCGTCGCGGCCCAGGCCCCCAGGTCGTCGCGACGGATCGCCGCTGCCATCAAGTCGGGGAACAGGTCAGGCGTACACGCGAAGGTCGGCACGCCGAGCTCGCTCAAGGCCGCCGCATTCTCCGCGTCGTACGACGGAGTGCCGGAATCCGACAGCGCGAGCAGCGCCACGAGTTGCACGCCCGATTCGACCAGCGAACGCGCCCGCCTCAGCAGGTCCTCGCGCACACCGCCTTCGTACAGGTCGCTCACCAGCACCATGATCGTCTCGGCCGGACGCGTCACCAGGCCCTCGCAATAGGCGAGCGCGCGGTTGATATCGGTGCCGCCGCCGAGCTGGGTACCGAACAGGACGTCGACCGGATCCTCCAGTTGGTCGGTCAGATCGACCACGGCGGTGTCGAACACGACCAGACTGGTGCGCAACGCCCGCATCGACCCGAGCACCGCGCCGAACAGGCTCGCGTACACCACCGACTCGGCCATCGAACCCGACTGGTCGATCGCCAGCACGACATCGCGCTGCACGCTGTGATTGCGGCGGGCATAGCCGATGACGCGGTCCGGCACGATCGTGCCCAGTTCGGGCGAATAGTGCTTGAGGTTGGCCCGGATCGTGCGATCCCAGTCGATATCGCCATGCCTCGGCCGGGTCGTGCGCGCGGCCCGGTCGAGCGCGCCACTGACCGCGGCCCGGGTCCGCTCGGCGAGCCGAGCTTCGAGCTCGAGCACCACCTTGCGGACCACCTCGCGCGCGGTGCTGCGGGTCTCCTCGGGCATCACCTCGTTGAGCGTGAGCAGCGTGCCGACAAGGTGTACGTCGGGCTCGACGGCTCCGAGCAACTCGGGCTCCATCAGCAGCCGGGTGATACCGAGGCGGTCGACGGCGTCGCGCTGCATCACCTGCACGATGCTGCTCGGGAAGTACTGCCGGATATCGCCGAGCCACCTCGCCACCCTCGGCGCGGAGGCGCCCAGCCCGGCGGCCCTCTTGCCACCGGCGCCTTCCGGACGGCCCTCGTACAACGCGGCCAACGCCTCGTCGACGGCCCGGTCCTCCGCGGACAAGCC
Encoded here:
- a CDS encoding antibiotic biosynthesis monooxygenase, whose amino-acid sequence is MSTIELTRFRVDEDKAAELLAARPGMLADFAADRSGFIAAQLISLPGGEWLDVVEWETPEDFAASRDKGANRPGIARFFAAIAKLVTAEEGTLADVPAANQARA
- a CDS encoding peptidoglycan recognition protein family protein, yielding MLTRRQALIGAVATGTAAGLTSPLTAIASPGAAPATAAGEAAPQTLAEIAAPGQLTAAAEFPLDFVSVDWFGPKRGGVYRLEHNGRWGAWRPLIAGDSDANSDSEDYAGKRLALFGARKATRYEVKPPPGATNVVTVALNTTDGPLGVGSLSVSTSFTASGCEFVNRAGWGADETLRFNPDGSERYPQAYFPVQTLTVHHTAGDSLGPDHAATIRAIYYTHTITRDFGDIGYHLLIDPNGVVYEGRWSGEDGVPVFRSPLGDVPHMSNAAHAVGFNAGNVGVSMLGDLTGRQPSAAQRQSLVKVLASLAKLCKVDPLGTVNYVNPISGATKTVSAISGHRDWNQTECPGNAFYPELPSVRQEVARAMRRR
- the idi gene encoding isopentenyl-diphosphate Delta-isomerase, which gives rise to MEQVVLLDEAGRAVGVEAKALVHHAATPLHLAFSSYVFDARGRLLLTQRALVKRTWPGVWTNSCCGHPSPGEAVQLAVERRLRDELGVVAVGIDLVLPAFRYRAVMDDGTVENELCPVYRVTTDSDPAPDPAEVEQVRWVEWASFVLDVRERREQVSPWCVFQVEQLAALGPDPAGWPVADPRDLPPAAALA
- a CDS encoding NAD(P)-dependent oxidoreductase, which produces MIPTAWQSADLGARLAWSERWMPRTAAAGQALPRLDDVRLAVTSHLDLKAFVMLRALLGAGAKMIVHEADPATTLTDVVGLLADRGVAVVTPGECVDWEPTYTLEMGGDIVVEAAAREYYGIAAGVETTRTGLSRIGAVELMHPVFDADGLPLKNHLHNRFAVGSSTWQTVLSRTNLSLHGLVVVVVGYGEVGGGLARTARGHGAQVLVAEVDSARATVASYDGFETGLLADLASRADVVVTATGRPGAAPARVGYKDGCLLVNAGHSPDEVDLAGLGTGTEVIPAVTSHRVEGREVLLFAGGHVANLAAGDGDSLNAFDITAAVLVEALGWTVRYGAAYPPGLHPLPLGFEGGAGGVAG
- a CDS encoding methionyl-tRNA formyltransferase, which codes for MRIVALTSFLPAYQRVAEWTERNDHELVLVVTLPLGANQRYDAAAPPFVLDLPESVNVLITGKLRTVAAPVIEAMRPDLVISIAFPRLIPGEILTIPKYGAYNMHPSPLPAGRGPNPIRLVYEGAETIGATLHRTEAGFDTGAIMAQRERPLPADLTGATIFQSWGEMIGEVIEEGTAKAFAGDPGVPQDPALATQAPPFTDAERWLDLTEPAAVIRRKAAALNITAVTARVPLNGEAVLVREVHLEPSAGLPPGTVIEQRPDGWAAQAADAVVRLVTA
- a CDS encoding VWA domain-containing protein, which encodes MSTDERLRRWRMVLGGEAEESTAQGLSAEDRAVDEALAALYEGRPEGAGGKRAAGLGASAPRVARWLGDIRQYFPSSIVQVMQRDAVDRLGITRLLMEPELLGAVEPDVHLVGTLLTLNEVMPEETRSTAREVVRKVVLELEARLAERTRAAVSGALDRAARTTRPRHGDIDWDRTIRANLKHYSPELGTIVPDRVIGYARRNHSVQRDVVLAIDQSGSMAESVVYASLFGAVLGSMRALRTSLVVFDTAVVDLTDQLEDPVDVLFGTQLGGGTDINRALAYCEGLVTRPAETIMVLVSDLYEGGVREDLLRRARSLVESGVQLVALLALSDSGTPSYDAENAAALSELGVPTFACTPDLFPDLMAAAIRRDDLGAWAATALAD